GATAAAACTGAATTCAAAGACTTAATGAAACTTAGAGAAggatttgaatttttctttagtaAACCAAAAGTGACCCAAGATAAGAAATTGACCATTTGATCTAAATCGTAATCCAAGACAAGTGAAACACCACCATTAGGTTGCGCCGGAACAGCCGCAGCAGCAGGAGCCGCTGCCACCGCAGGAGCCTGAATAGGCACCGGTAAAGAAACAGGAAGCTGCATTTGGACCGGTTGGAGCATGTTGTAATAATTACTTGAGATATAATTCATCTGTTGAGGAATTGGAATATGTATAGGCATTGGGATTGGGGCATTAGCAATTGGAGGAACCATATTGGAATGCATGTATCCCGCACCCATTGGATTATTAATTGTATTAATAGCATTGCCATGGTGCATATTGTTATAAATGCCAAAAGAGGAATCAATGGCATTgatgttattattattgatattaTTAGTAACATTTGAGTTATTCGGGTCAAACGAATGGTGGTTTGGATGAGATGGATTGAAATTAGATTGTTGATAAGCAAGCATGATTGggggagagagaaaaaggggtttaaattttcttttattcttttaaTCTTTGCTAATAAGGAAATAAACGAGGACTTAATTAAAAGCTCGAGATTTATGGGTCTTTTCAAGGGATTGGCTAACCAACTAAGGCTATATTTGGGAGATAGTATCTAAATGAATAGAACAAAGGATATGTGGGATAACCCAAACAGAGACAGGATCGAGTAATTGACCAGTGAAAAACAGAGGAGCTAACCAAACAATAGATTGACTAATCAGGATAAAACTGGACCAAATGCTAAACTAATTCTGTTCTGAGCACCAAATGGATTGAGAAAGTGGTGTGGGGAGGGTTGACGGCAAGAAAAGCGCTGTTACACCTGCTATACAACACTTGAAAGTCCAAGTGAGGTTGATGCTGGTGATGGTTTGAACAGGAGTTGTTAAAAGAAGCcaagaaagaagaactaCAACTGGCAGCCAAAAGAGACGCCATGACAAGAGGGGCATATAGAGTGAAAAATCAGTTGAAAACCGGGAAAGTGACGGATTCgtgagaaaaaaaaaggaaaaaaaaagaagaaacgaggaggagaaggaaaaaaaaaaaaagggaagTCTAGACCGTTCCCAAAACGGAAGGCGCGACACACacgaaaaacaaaaaaaaaaaacaaagaggGCGGGGAGTTtctgtttcctttttcgTGGAATGACAACAATGTTTTGTTGACTGGttttatagtttttttgttttttttttcttaataGTATACAATCacaaatatatataatCAACATATTTATATAATAATAACGGTTAGTTTATTTACTCGATCAAGCATGGGTATTATtatattttaaaattacTACTACtagtagaagtagtagtagtagtagCAATCCAAGGAAGGAGGTGTGAAATCAACCACCAAAACCATAAAGGGTTCTACCTTGTCTCTTCAAAGCATAGACGACATCTAAGGAGGTGACGGTCTTTCTCTTTGCGTGTTCAGTATAAGTGACTGCATCTCTAATGACGTTTTCAAGGAAAGTCTTAAGAACTGCCCTAACTTCTTCGTAAATCAAAGCCGAGATTCTCTTGACACCACCTCTTCTAGCTAATCTTCTAATTGCTGGCTTGGTAATACCTTGGATGTTATCTCTGAGGATCTTTCTGTGTCTCTTAGCACCACCTTTACCTAGACCTTTTCCACCTTTTCCTCTACCTGACATTGTATATCTGTTGTATGGgtttcttttgttgtgTACAATACAAGGAcaataaggaaaaattCTCCTATTAAAAGTGACTTATATCAACCCTAAATCCAGTGCGGACATTGGCCCCTTTTAAAGGAATTGTCGTATATTCTCACTCATCAAATTTTACATTTACATGGAGAGACTCATCCATTTACAATGGGGTACGATGGCGAGAAATGTATACAATACCAACAATGACATACAAATGTACCTATCTGAAACGCCCCCCTTCCCTTCCTTACACCGTTCCCGAACTTGCGCCCGCATAGGCGCAGCTCTCAAACCGCACACCTCGATTTTTGTCTTTCAACAGTTTCTCTCCTCCTGTTTCCATTGACAGTTTaaagaaattttttctccatctctacaatttttttttatcgCGTAAAACCTCACCGAAATTAGGAGAGGGGCAAACCTTGCGTGATGTCAACTACACTTGTTTAGCCGTAGTTTTCAGCACGCGCATTCGACATAGTTAAGAAACTCTTAATTCAATGGGGAACGTAAGCACGAGAATTCGCgcccttttttttggctGCTACGAGACTGCCgttcccccccccctttgTACTAACAGGCCATTTCCATCAGCTGtggtgtttctttttttttttttggccaTCTGCTATTGTTCCACCTTCCGCTTGGAAAATTATTTAAATACCGTGAACCCCCCGCTCTTTTTTATTGGACTTTTTTTTGccctttattttttccaagtttattttattttattttattttttgc
The Pichia kudriavzevii chromosome 2, complete sequence DNA segment above includes these coding regions:
- a CDS encoding uncharacterized protein (PKUD0B12620), whose protein sequence is MLIIYICDCILLRKKKQKNYKTSQQNIVVIPRKRKQKLPALFVFFFCFSCVSRLPFWERSRLPFFFFSFSSSFLLFFSFFFLTNPSLSRFSTDFSLYMPLLSWRLFWLPVVVLLSWLLLTTPVQTITSINLTWTFKCCIAGVTALFLPSTLPTPLSQSIWCSEQN
- a CDS encoding uncharacterized protein (PKUD0B12630; similar to Saccharomyces cerevisiae YNL068C (FKH2) and YIL131C (FKH1); ancestral locus Anc_2.230); this encodes MSGRGKGGKGLGKGGAKRHRKILRDNIQGITKPAIRRLARRGGVKRISALIYEEVRAVLKTFLENVIRDAVTYTEHAKRKTVTSLDVVYALKRQGRTLYGFGG